Proteins found in one Serinicoccus marinus DSM 15273 genomic segment:
- the argR gene encoding arginine repressor, with the protein MTRAARHQRISDLLERHAVGSQGQLLDLLGEDGISVTQATLSRDLVDLEAVKVRRGRQLVYAVPGEGGDATPRPAQDAGEVSHRLARLCQELLVSARSVGNQVVLRTPPGAAQFLASAIDRSDAPDILGTIAGDDTILVITTDLDGGPATAERLLGLAAEPEH; encoded by the coding sequence ATGACCCGCGCCGCGCGGCACCAGCGCATCTCCGACCTGCTGGAGCGGCACGCCGTCGGGTCCCAGGGACAGCTCCTGGACCTGCTCGGGGAGGACGGCATCTCGGTCACGCAGGCGACGCTGTCGCGGGACCTCGTCGACCTGGAGGCGGTCAAGGTCCGCCGCGGCCGCCAGCTGGTGTATGCCGTGCCGGGGGAGGGCGGCGACGCGACGCCGCGCCCGGCCCAGGACGCGGGGGAGGTCAGCCACCGGCTGGCGCGGCTGTGCCAGGAACTGCTCGTGAGCGCACGCTCGGTGGGCAACCAGGTCGTGCTGCGCACGCCCCCGGGGGCGGCGCAGTTCCTCGCCTCGGCGATCGACCGCAGCGACGCCCCGGACATCCTCGGGACCATCGCCGGCGACGACACGATCCTGGTCATCACCACCGACCTCGACGGCGGCCCGGCGACCGCCGAGCGGCTCCTCGGACTCGCCGCGGAGCCCGAGCACTGA
- a CDS encoding TlyA family RNA methyltransferase, which yields MGVRLDRALVSRGLAPSRTQAQLLVRDGLVRVDGQPVRRAAHPVQEGSAIVVAGDGTGTEAEWVRRGWVGRGAVKLAHALDSWPDLVVGGRRCLDVGASTGGFTQVLLEHGAGRVVALDVGHDQLASALAADPRVEDRSGVSVRDVDRPRLGGPFDLIVGDLSFISLTVVLPVVADVAAPEGDLVLLVKPQFEVGAEALGRGGVVRSWQQREQVLLRLDADARQHGLAPQDLLRSPLRGGTGNVEFLWRLRRCAHPAPCPSPPGMMGCGPGPAQMAALARTRAQEDG from the coding sequence ATGGGCGTGCGCCTGGACCGCGCGCTGGTCTCACGTGGCCTGGCGCCGAGCCGCACCCAGGCGCAGCTGCTCGTGCGTGACGGGCTCGTCCGGGTGGACGGTCAGCCCGTCCGGCGGGCGGCCCACCCGGTCCAGGAGGGCAGCGCGATCGTGGTCGCGGGCGACGGCACCGGGACCGAGGCCGAGTGGGTCCGGCGTGGGTGGGTCGGACGCGGCGCGGTCAAGCTGGCGCACGCGCTCGACTCCTGGCCCGACCTGGTGGTGGGAGGTCGCCGGTGCCTGGACGTCGGCGCCTCCACCGGTGGGTTCACGCAGGTCCTCCTCGAGCACGGCGCCGGCAGGGTCGTTGCGCTCGACGTGGGGCACGACCAGCTGGCCTCCGCCCTCGCGGCCGACCCGCGGGTCGAGGACCGGTCCGGGGTCTCCGTGCGCGACGTCGACCGGCCGCGCCTGGGTGGTCCCTTCGACCTCATCGTCGGCGACCTGTCCTTCATCTCGCTGACCGTGGTCCTGCCCGTCGTCGCCGACGTCGCGGCACCGGAGGGGGATCTGGTGCTGCTGGTGAAGCCGCAGTTCGAGGTCGGCGCCGAGGCGCTCGGGCGGGGCGGTGTGGTCCGCTCGTGGCAGCAGCGCGAGCAGGTCCTGCTCCGCCTCGACGCCGACGCCCGGCAGCACGGCCTCGCACCGCAGGACCTGCTGCGCTCACCGCTGCGCGGGGGAACGGGCAACGTGGAGTTCCTGTGGCGGCTCCGGCGGTGCGCCCACCCCGCGCCCTGCCCCTCTCCACCAGGCATGATGGGGTGCGGACCCGGGCCCGCGCAGATGGCTGCCCTGGCACGCACCCGAGCACAGGAGGACGGATGA
- a CDS encoding DNA-3-methyladenine glycosylase has product MAGHRRWTRAELAGPVLDVAPLLLGSLLVHGPVALRITEVEAYAGTDDPGSHAFRGPTPRTQVMFGPAGHLYCYFSYGMHWAANVVTGEAGRASAVLLRAGEVVRGDEVARERRQRARRSASVVTDRELARGPGNLARAVGLGREQDGLDLCAAGAPAYLTHPEPASRAPVVRRGPRVGVSGEGGSGRRYPWRFWLDDEPTVSTYRAAVRR; this is encoded by the coding sequence GTGGCCGGTCACCGTCGGTGGACCCGGGCGGAGCTGGCCGGTCCGGTGCTGGACGTGGCGCCGCTGCTCCTCGGGAGCCTGCTGGTCCACGGTCCGGTGGCGCTCCGGATCACCGAGGTCGAGGCGTATGCCGGCACCGACGACCCGGGGTCGCACGCCTTCCGCGGCCCGACCCCGCGCACCCAGGTGATGTTCGGCCCGGCCGGTCACCTCTACTGCTACTTCAGCTACGGCATGCACTGGGCCGCCAACGTCGTCACGGGCGAGGCGGGCCGGGCCTCGGCGGTCCTGCTCCGCGCCGGGGAGGTGGTCCGCGGCGACGAGGTCGCTCGCGAGCGGCGGCAGCGTGCCCGCCGGTCCGCCTCGGTGGTCACCGACCGGGAGCTGGCGCGCGGACCGGGCAACCTGGCGCGCGCGGTCGGCCTGGGCCGGGAGCAGGACGGCCTGGACCTCTGCGCGGCCGGGGCACCGGCATACCTCACGCATCCGGAGCCGGCGAGCCGGGCACCGGTGGTGCGGCGTGGTCCCCGGGTGGGCGTCAGCGGCGAGGGTGGGTCCGGGCGCCGCTACCCGTGGCGGTTCTGGCTGGACGACGAGCCGACGGTCTCGACCTACCGGGCCGCCGTGCGCCGCTAG
- a CDS encoding HAD-IIA family hydrolase, with protein MIEGMLCDLDGVVYRAHEPCEGAVEALADARAAGVRVLYMTNNASRTPQQVAAQLRDLGVTAEDEDVMTASQVAAEVLRERRPELLEGGRVLAVGGPGVADALGAVGFETLAPQDVAHAAGSGRAPEIGAVVQGYGPQVGVIDLAEAAYAIRAGAEWIATNDDATLPTERGEAPGNGSLVAAVAHATGAAPLVVGKPHAPAYRTALSRLGTSPGATLMVGDRLETDIGGAVAAGLQSALVLTGVSTRDDAEATPPACRPDRVAATMMDLTDLWRTS; from the coding sequence GTGATCGAGGGGATGCTCTGCGACCTCGACGGGGTCGTCTACCGGGCGCACGAGCCGTGCGAGGGTGCGGTCGAGGCGCTGGCCGACGCCCGGGCCGCGGGCGTGCGCGTCCTCTACATGACCAACAACGCCTCGCGGACCCCCCAGCAGGTCGCTGCGCAGCTGCGGGACCTGGGGGTCACTGCCGAGGACGAGGACGTGATGACCGCCTCGCAGGTCGCCGCCGAGGTGCTCCGGGAGCGGCGTCCCGAGCTGCTGGAGGGCGGCCGCGTCCTGGCCGTGGGCGGCCCGGGTGTCGCCGACGCCCTTGGTGCCGTCGGCTTCGAGACCCTCGCCCCGCAGGACGTGGCGCACGCCGCGGGATCCGGCCGCGCACCGGAGATCGGGGCCGTGGTCCAGGGCTACGGACCACAGGTCGGCGTGATCGACCTGGCCGAGGCCGCCTACGCGATCCGCGCCGGTGCCGAGTGGATCGCCACCAACGACGACGCGACGCTCCCCACCGAGCGCGGCGAGGCTCCGGGCAACGGGTCGCTGGTCGCCGCGGTGGCGCACGCGACGGGGGCGGCGCCGCTGGTGGTCGGCAAGCCGCACGCCCCGGCATACCGCACGGCGCTGTCCCGTCTCGGGACCTCGCCCGGTGCGACGTTGATGGTGGGCGACCGGCTGGAGACCGACATCGGCGGCGCGGTCGCGGCCGGGCTGCAGAGCGCGCTCGTGCTCACCGGGGTCTCCACCCGGGACGACGCCGAGGCGACGCCGCCGGCCTGTCGGCCGGACCGCGTGGCAGCGACGATGATGGATCTCACCGACCTCTGGAGGACCTCGTGA
- a CDS encoding SDR family oxidoreductase, which produces MTQQRVALVTGASRGIGDLLVRALLADGWVVVGLSRSGAVADGARGMPCDVTDADQVASVVAAVVEQHGRIDLLVNNAGLIETEVPLWESDVDEWWQVMVTNVRGPYLLTRAVVPHMIAAGGGRVVNLNSGAGTRERADLTAYCASKSALARITGGVAQAGAEHGVHAFDLAPGVVETDMTHSMRMHEGRTEWTAPEDVTALLLAFAEGELDGFSGRMVRAGADDLDTLREWSRRGLGEGARMLRLRPWGEDDPLAAPR; this is translated from the coding sequence GTGACGCAGCAGCGGGTCGCCCTGGTCACCGGCGCCTCGCGGGGCATCGGTGACCTGCTCGTCCGCGCCCTGCTCGCCGACGGCTGGGTGGTCGTGGGCCTGTCCCGCTCCGGGGCGGTCGCCGACGGCGCGCGGGGTATGCCGTGCGACGTCACCGACGCCGACCAGGTCGCCTCGGTCGTCGCGGCGGTCGTCGAGCAGCACGGGCGGATCGACCTGCTCGTCAACAACGCCGGTCTCATCGAGACCGAGGTGCCGCTGTGGGAGTCCGACGTGGACGAGTGGTGGCAGGTGATGGTCACCAACGTCCGCGGCCCCTATCTGCTCACCCGCGCGGTCGTGCCGCACATGATCGCCGCCGGCGGCGGCCGCGTCGTGAACCTCAACTCCGGGGCCGGCACCCGCGAGCGGGCCGACCTGACGGCATACTGCGCGTCCAAGTCGGCGCTCGCCCGGATCACCGGCGGGGTGGCGCAGGCCGGCGCGGAGCACGGCGTGCACGCCTTCGACCTGGCGCCCGGGGTGGTCGAGACCGACATGACGCACTCCATGCGGATGCACGAGGGCCGCACCGAGTGGACCGCCCCCGAGGACGTCACCGCCCTGCTCCTGGCCTTCGCCGAGGGGGAGCTGGACGGCTTCTCCGGGCGGATGGTCCGGGCCGGCGCCGACGACCTCGACACCCTCCGCGAGTGGTCCCGCCGTGGCCTGGGGGAGGGGGCGCGCATGCTGCGGCTGCGGCCGTGGGGTGAGGATGACCCGCTGGCCGCGCCCCGGTGA
- a CDS encoding NAD kinase, with amino-acid sequence MSRRIMLVTHPTRSDMPELAGVFAQRLGEHGIEVETVPEADPTHQVVTDTEVVALKSPVPPHVDATGCELVVVFGGDGTILRGAEIARPAGTPLLGVNLGRVGFLAEAEKDDIDAIIERIAARDYHVEERMTLEVDVLHDGRVVCHNWALNEASVEKSSRERMLELAVEVDGRPLSTWGCDGVVMATPTGSTAYAFSGGGPVVWPDVEALLVVPISAHALFARPVVLSPEAHLAVEVVPHSHVTGVMWCDGRRTVELPPGARIEVRRSATPVRLARLGTEPFTDRLVAKFALPVSGWRGPAGGQHGGRS; translated from the coding sequence ATGAGTCGGCGCATCATGCTGGTCACCCACCCCACCCGCTCGGACATGCCCGAGCTCGCGGGCGTCTTCGCGCAGCGGCTCGGGGAGCACGGCATCGAGGTGGAGACCGTCCCCGAGGCCGATCCCACCCACCAGGTCGTCACCGACACCGAGGTGGTCGCGCTCAAGAGCCCGGTGCCGCCGCACGTGGATGCCACCGGGTGCGAGCTCGTCGTGGTCTTCGGCGGTGACGGCACGATCCTGCGAGGGGCAGAGATCGCCCGACCGGCGGGCACGCCGCTGCTCGGGGTCAATCTGGGGCGCGTGGGCTTCCTCGCCGAGGCGGAGAAGGACGACATCGACGCGATCATCGAGCGGATCGCCGCGCGCGACTACCACGTCGAGGAGCGGATGACCCTCGAGGTCGACGTCCTCCACGACGGCCGTGTCGTCTGCCACAACTGGGCGCTCAACGAGGCCAGCGTGGAGAAGTCGTCCCGCGAGCGGATGCTCGAGCTCGCCGTGGAGGTGGACGGCCGGCCGCTGTCGACCTGGGGCTGCGACGGCGTCGTCATGGCGACGCCGACGGGCTCCACCGCGTATGCCTTCTCCGGCGGCGGGCCGGTGGTGTGGCCGGACGTCGAAGCGTTGCTGGTCGTCCCGATCTCCGCGCACGCCCTGTTCGCCCGCCCCGTCGTGCTCAGCCCGGAGGCGCACCTGGCGGTCGAGGTCGTGCCGCACAGCCATGTGACGGGCGTGATGTGGTGCGACGGCCGACGGACCGTCGAGCTGCCCCCCGGTGCCCGCATCGAGGTGCGGCGCTCGGCGACCCCGGTGCGTCTCGCGCGGCTCGGGACGGAGCCGTTCACCGACCGGCTGGTCGCGAAGTTCGCGCTGCCCGTCTCCGGGTGGCGTGGGCCGGCAGGCGGCCAGCACGGGGGCCGCTCGTGA
- the steA gene encoding putative cytokinetic ring protein SteA, which translates to MSPRRSRDPDPATPRSGTLRVDARTKRLTARLQAGDVAVIDHADLDQVSANALVTCRPAAVVNAAESTTGAYPNMGPQILLDAGIPLLDAAGPDVMALAEGSHATVVGDQVRVDGVVVAEATRLTGEQVAQRRERARGNLSEQIEAFSHNTMEYVRAERELLLDGIGVPPLRTDFSGRYALVVVRGYHYKEDLQTLRPFLREARPVLIGVDGGADALLEMGHRPDLVVGDMDSVSDAALTSGAELVVHAYRDGRAPGLERVEALGVTDAVVLPSPGTSEDIAMLIADELGAELIVAVGTHATLVEFLDKGRQGMASTFLTRLRVGSKLVDAKGVSLLYRSRVPTVSLVWLVLAGLLALLVALAVTPGGRALLGVLAVRWDDVWAWIEGLF; encoded by the coding sequence GTGAGCCCCCGCCGCTCCCGGGACCCCGACCCGGCCACGCCGCGGTCCGGAACCCTGCGGGTGGACGCACGGACCAAGCGCTTGACCGCCCGCCTCCAGGCCGGGGACGTCGCCGTCATCGACCACGCCGACCTGGACCAGGTGAGCGCCAACGCGCTCGTCACCTGCCGCCCCGCGGCCGTGGTCAACGCCGCGGAGTCCACGACCGGCGCCTACCCCAACATGGGCCCGCAGATCCTGCTGGACGCCGGCATACCGCTGCTCGACGCTGCCGGGCCCGACGTCATGGCTCTCGCCGAGGGCTCTCACGCCACCGTCGTCGGGGACCAGGTCCGGGTCGACGGCGTCGTCGTGGCAGAGGCCACCCGTCTGACCGGGGAGCAGGTCGCGCAGCGCCGGGAGCGGGCGCGGGGCAACCTGTCCGAGCAGATCGAGGCCTTCTCGCACAACACGATGGAGTACGTCCGCGCCGAGCGCGAGCTGCTGCTCGACGGCATCGGCGTCCCACCGCTGCGCACCGACTTCAGCGGACGGTATGCCCTGGTGGTCGTGCGCGGCTACCACTACAAGGAGGACCTCCAGACGTTGCGCCCCTTCCTGCGCGAGGCCCGCCCCGTGCTCATCGGGGTCGACGGGGGCGCGGACGCGCTGCTGGAGATGGGGCACCGCCCGGACCTCGTCGTCGGCGACATGGACTCGGTCTCCGACGCCGCGCTCACGAGCGGGGCCGAGCTCGTCGTGCACGCCTACCGCGACGGGCGGGCCCCCGGCCTGGAGCGGGTGGAGGCCCTCGGGGTGACCGACGCGGTGGTGCTGCCCTCGCCGGGCACCAGCGAGGACATCGCGATGCTCATCGCCGACGAGCTCGGCGCCGAGCTCATCGTCGCCGTGGGCACCCACGCCACGCTCGTCGAGTTCCTGGACAAGGGCAGGCAGGGGATGGCCAGCACCTTCCTCACCCGGCTGCGGGTCGGGAGCAAGCTGGTCGACGCCAAGGGGGTGAGCCTGCTCTACCGCTCCCGCGTCCCGACCGTCTCCCTGGTCTGGCTGGTCCTGGCCGGCCTGCTCGCCCTGCTCGTGGCCCTCGCGGTCACTCCCGGAGGCCGGGCTCTGCTCGGCGTGCTGGCCGTACGATGGGACGACGTCTGGGCCTGGATCGAGGGGTTGTTCTGA
- a CDS encoding copper transporter produces MVDFRYHLVSLVAVFIALAIGIVLGAGPLREGISERLDDEVAELRTERTELRSELDVRSQQAEAKDEAVDLLSPRGVAGTLNGTRVAIVLLPGVDRNHVALLEDRVTDAGGTLALQAEVDPSFESGDTDPEVLGELGSRLALPEADDGDAAGPGTVLAATLAGADAQGEVGAWLAAGERLEDEGWLELTWQDAQAPVTDRRPPEVVLVLGGGLSAQELDPDDDGAEPRLELREELVSGLASLELPLAVAAAGTESGALAQGGGQDGLVTAIREDGSLRDEVSTVDDLEGASGRAAAVLALAWEMQGESGHYGLGEGAQAPVPAPPPLRLTSAPGAGQEPPAAEPVPAPEDPAVTTAP; encoded by the coding sequence GTGGTCGACTTCCGTTACCACCTGGTGTCGCTGGTCGCCGTCTTCATCGCGCTGGCGATCGGGATCGTCCTCGGGGCCGGACCGTTGCGCGAGGGGATCTCGGAGCGGCTCGACGACGAGGTGGCCGAGCTGCGCACCGAGCGCACCGAGCTGCGCAGCGAGCTCGACGTGCGGTCTCAGCAGGCCGAGGCCAAGGACGAGGCGGTCGACCTGCTGAGCCCACGCGGTGTCGCCGGCACCCTCAACGGCACCCGGGTGGCGATCGTGCTCCTGCCCGGGGTGGACCGCAACCACGTCGCCCTGCTCGAGGACCGGGTGACCGACGCGGGCGGCACCCTGGCGCTGCAGGCCGAGGTGGACCCGTCCTTCGAGAGCGGCGACACCGACCCCGAGGTGCTCGGGGAGCTCGGGTCACGGCTGGCGTTGCCGGAGGCCGACGACGGGGATGCCGCCGGCCCAGGGACGGTGCTGGCCGCGACCCTGGCGGGTGCCGACGCGCAGGGCGAGGTGGGGGCCTGGCTGGCTGCGGGGGAACGCCTGGAGGACGAGGGCTGGCTGGAGCTCACCTGGCAGGACGCCCAGGCGCCGGTGACCGACCGCCGTCCCCCGGAGGTGGTCCTCGTGCTGGGCGGCGGTCTGAGCGCCCAGGAGCTGGACCCCGACGACGACGGGGCCGAGCCCCGGTTGGAGCTGCGCGAGGAGCTCGTGTCCGGTCTGGCCTCGCTCGAGCTGCCGCTCGCCGTCGCCGCGGCCGGGACCGAGTCGGGCGCGCTGGCGCAGGGCGGTGGCCAGGACGGCCTGGTCACCGCGATCCGCGAGGACGGGTCGCTGCGCGACGAGGTGTCCACCGTCGACGACCTCGAGGGAGCCAGCGGGCGGGCCGCGGCCGTGCTCGCCCTCGCCTGGGAGATGCAGGGGGAGTCCGGGCACTACGGGCTGGGGGAGGGTGCCCAGGCGCCGGTCCCCGCACCGCCACCGCTCCGGCTCACGTCCGCCCCCGGCGCGGGGCAGGAGCCCCCTGCCGCCGAACCCGTGCCGGCGCCGGAGGACCCCGCCGTCACGACCGCCCCGTGA
- a CDS encoding tetratricopeptide repeat protein has product MNDDRRRAGRGGSDRDRGRGAPVRGRGGSRDDVGRDERDNRRPPRVPEPPLPEDADAGGLDRSLRSELRTLSKENAEGVGGHLVMVGRMLDAEDLDRALAHAEAAARRAGRIAGVREALGVVHYRRGEWSKALAELRTARRLSGSQHLLPLLADVERGLGRPERALELAASPEAAQLGPAEQVELVIVVAGARADLGQHAAAVLLLEEPAKRSTPKQPWAARLRYAYAAALEADGREEQALEWYARAAEVDALGETDAAELLGRGEESWVVDLGDEEVDDGGEETVDAAGPA; this is encoded by the coding sequence GTGAACGACGATCGCCGGCGTGCGGGTCGAGGCGGCTCGGACCGGGACCGCGGCAGGGGGGCTCCCGTCCGTGGCCGGGGTGGCTCCCGTGACGACGTCGGACGGGACGAACGCGACAACCGCCGTCCGCCGCGGGTCCCCGAGCCGCCGCTGCCCGAGGACGCCGACGCGGGAGGGCTGGATCGTAGCCTGCGCTCCGAGCTGCGGACGCTGAGCAAGGAGAACGCCGAGGGAGTGGGTGGCCACCTGGTCATGGTGGGCCGGATGCTCGACGCCGAAGATCTCGACCGGGCGCTGGCGCACGCCGAGGCCGCGGCCCGTCGGGCGGGGCGCATCGCGGGCGTGCGCGAGGCGCTCGGCGTGGTCCACTACCGCCGTGGTGAGTGGTCCAAGGCGCTGGCCGAGCTCCGGACGGCGCGCCGGTTGAGCGGGTCGCAGCACCTGCTGCCGCTGCTCGCCGATGTCGAGCGTGGGCTGGGTCGCCCGGAGCGGGCGCTGGAGCTGGCGGCCTCGCCGGAGGCGGCGCAGCTGGGACCTGCCGAGCAGGTGGAGCTGGTGATCGTCGTGGCCGGCGCCCGGGCCGATCTCGGGCAGCACGCCGCCGCGGTGCTGCTGCTGGAGGAGCCCGCGAAGCGAAGCACCCCGAAGCAACCCTGGGCGGCGCGGCTGCGCTACGCCTACGCCGCAGCCCTGGAGGCCGACGGGCGCGAGGAGCAGGCGCTGGAGTGGTATGCCCGTGCCGCCGAGGTGGACGCGCTGGGTGAGACCGACGCCGCCGAGCTGCTCGGGCGGGGGGAGGAGAGCTGGGTCGTCGACCTCGGCGACGAGGAGGTCGACGATGGCGGCGAGGAGACCGTCGACGCAGCCGGCCCGGCGTGA
- the recN gene encoding DNA repair protein RecN, with product MRRIRIQQLGVIEEAELELAPGLNVITGETGAGKTMVVSGLGLLLGDRADAGMVRAGAARAVVEGEVDVAQDHPAARRVVEAGGDATDGLILVRSVAAEGRSRASVGGRSAPVSVLTEVGEHLVAVHGQADQWRLRDADQHRLLLDAAGGPTLAAAGQRYAQAWEEWQESHRRLQELSRTSTERSLRVGALRRALEEIEQVDPQPGEDESLRGEADRLTHAEDLRRAAQEAHEALVGADPASGAADVPSVSSLLAAATDALAPAAEHDEQLADLLVRVREVAYLATDLAPDLAAYGSGVEVDPGRLDAVHARRAELTGLLRRYGSSTQEVLDFAREAALEVAAIDVSDDDLADLRTRREQLRTEVARTGLELGALRRETGERVGAAVTEELSHLAMGSATVLVDVAHQDVGDDGQDEATTEAGAADVELPDGRRVRAWRHGLDAVEIRLAANPGAPARSVTRAASGGELSRVMLALELVCGAGAAPTFVFDEVDAGVGGAAALDLGARLARLARQAQVVVVTHLGQVAAHADQHLVVRKSTDGQVTRSGVVVVDGAEREAELARMLGGVADSGAALEHARELLEQRGAVDAR from the coding sequence GTGCGTCGCATCCGTATCCAGCAGCTGGGGGTCATCGAGGAGGCCGAGCTCGAGCTCGCGCCCGGTCTCAACGTCATCACGGGGGAGACCGGCGCCGGCAAGACGATGGTCGTGAGCGGTCTCGGGCTGCTGCTGGGGGACCGGGCCGACGCAGGCATGGTCCGTGCCGGTGCGGCGCGGGCGGTCGTGGAGGGCGAGGTCGACGTGGCCCAGGACCACCCGGCGGCCCGGCGGGTCGTCGAGGCCGGCGGGGACGCCACCGACGGGCTCATCCTGGTGCGGTCGGTCGCGGCCGAGGGGCGGTCGCGGGCCAGCGTCGGTGGTCGCAGCGCCCCGGTCTCGGTGCTCACCGAGGTCGGTGAGCACCTGGTGGCGGTGCACGGCCAGGCCGACCAGTGGCGGCTGCGCGACGCCGACCAGCACCGGCTGCTCCTGGATGCCGCCGGAGGTCCGACGCTCGCCGCCGCCGGTCAGCGGTATGCCCAGGCGTGGGAGGAGTGGCAGGAGAGCCACCGCCGGCTGCAGGAGCTCAGCCGCACCTCGACCGAGCGCTCGCTGCGGGTGGGCGCGCTGCGCCGCGCGCTGGAGGAGATCGAGCAGGTCGACCCGCAGCCCGGCGAGGACGAGTCGCTGCGCGGCGAGGCCGACCGGCTGACCCATGCCGAGGACCTGCGCCGCGCCGCCCAGGAGGCGCACGAGGCGCTCGTCGGCGCCGACCCCGCCAGCGGCGCGGCCGACGTGCCCTCGGTCTCCTCGCTGCTGGCCGCTGCCACCGACGCCCTCGCCCCGGCGGCCGAGCACGACGAGCAGCTCGCCGACCTCCTGGTCCGGGTCCGCGAGGTGGCCTACCTCGCCACCGACCTGGCCCCGGACCTGGCCGCCTACGGCTCCGGGGTGGAGGTGGATCCCGGCCGGCTCGACGCCGTGCACGCCCGGCGCGCCGAGCTGACCGGTCTGCTGCGTCGCTACGGCTCCTCGACGCAGGAGGTGCTCGACTTCGCACGCGAGGCGGCCCTGGAGGTGGCGGCCATCGACGTCTCCGACGACGACCTCGCCGACCTGCGCACCCGCCGGGAGCAGCTGCGCACCGAGGTCGCGCGGACCGGTCTCGAGCTCGGCGCGCTGCGTCGCGAGACGGGCGAGCGGGTCGGGGCTGCGGTCACCGAGGAGCTGTCGCACCTGGCCATGGGGTCGGCGACGGTGCTCGTCGACGTCGCTCACCAGGACGTCGGGGACGACGGGCAGGACGAGGCCACGACCGAGGCCGGGGCTGCCGACGTGGAGCTCCCCGACGGCCGCCGGGTCCGGGCCTGGCGGCACGGCCTCGACGCCGTCGAGATCCGGCTCGCGGCCAACCCGGGCGCCCCGGCCCGCTCGGTGACCCGCGCGGCCTCCGGGGGTGAGCTGTCCCGGGTCATGCTGGCCCTGGAGCTGGTGTGCGGGGCCGGGGCGGCCCCCACCTTCGTCTTCGACGAGGTGGACGCCGGGGTGGGTGGTGCCGCCGCCCTCGACCTCGGGGCCCGGCTCGCCCGGCTGGCCCGGCAGGCCCAGGTGGTGGTGGTCACGCACCTGGGCCAGGTGGCCGCCCATGCCGACCAGCACCTCGTCGTGCGCAAGAGCACCGACGGGCAGGTCACGCGCAGCGGTGTCGTGGTCGTGGACGGTGCCGAGCGGGAGGCCGAGCTGGCCCGCATGCTGGGCGGGGTCGCGGACTCCGGAGCCGCACTGGAGCACGCCCGCGAGCTGCTCGAACAGCGCGGCGCCGTGGACGCGCGGTGA